One Vespula pensylvanica isolate Volc-1 chromosome 3, ASM1446617v1, whole genome shotgun sequence DNA window includes the following coding sequences:
- the LOC122627679 gene encoding hydroxymethylglutaryl-CoA synthase 1, with product MWPNDVGIKAIEVYFPAQYVDQTDLETYDGVSTGKYTIGLGQSKMGFCNDREDINSLCLTVVHRLLDRYNIELREIGRLEVGTETIIDKSKSVKSVLMQLFEPFGYTDIEGVDCTNACYGGTAALFNAISWVESSAWDGRLALVVAADSAVYSPGSARPTGGAGAIAMIIGPDAPIVLDRGLRASYMQHAYDFYKPDLRSEYPYVDGKLSIQCYLNALDSCYKLYSEKVKGKRPDEIVNLNSFDAILFHSPYCKLVQKSFARLAFVDFLNTSKVEVSQKYKELEKFHDAKLENTYFDKDIEKAFVTLSKSDFMQKTEPSLFLANQVGNMYTASVYSGLVSLLISKPINELAGNKVAVFSYGSGLCSSMYSLTITKDVKNESSLMKIISSLVYVKSQLEARQKVTPADFTSILESREKNYHSAPYEPKTSTSNMFPGTYYLTQIDDKYRRTYEKIQNSQ from the coding sequence ATGTGGCCAAATGACGTCGGTATCAAAGCTATTGAAGTTTATTTCCCAGCTCAATATGTGGATCAAACAGATTTGGAGACTTACGATGGTGTATCCACAGGGAAATATACTATAGGACTGGGACAGTCTAAAATGGGATTTTGCAATGACAGAGAagatataaattcattatgtTTAACGGTCGTCCATAGATTATTGGATAGGTACAACATCGAACTTCGAGAAATTGGTAGATTGGAAGTGGGAACAGAAACAATTATAGATAAGAGCAAATCGGTAAAGTCTGTTCTTATGCAATTATTTGAACCGTTTGGATATACAGATATCGAAGGTGTGGATTGTACTAACGCTTGTTATGGTGGTACAGCAGCTTTATTCAATGCTATCTCTTGGGTAGAAAGCAGTGCTTGGGACGGAAGATTAGCACTAGTTGTTGCAGCTGATAGCGCTGTTTATTCTCCTGGTAGCGCAAGACCTACCGGTGGAGCAGGGGCGATAGCTATGATAATAGGTCCAGATGCTCCAATTGTATTGGACCGTGGACTACGTGCATCATATATGCAACACGcgtatgatttttataagCCTGATTTACGTTCCGAATATCCATACGTAGATGGAAAATTATCTATTCAATGCTACCTCAATGCTTTAGATAGTTGTTATAAATTGTACAGTGAAAAAGTTAAAGGAAAAAGGCCTGATGAAATCGTTAATCTAAACAGCTTTGATGCAATCTTATTTCACTCTCCGTACTGTAAACTTGTACAAAAATCATTCGCCAGACTAGcttttgttgattttttaaaCACATCTAAAGTAGAAGTTTCTCAGAAGTacaaagaattagaaaaatttcatgatGCGAAGTTAGAGAATACTTATTTTGataaagatattgaaaagGCATTTGTAACATTGAGCAAATCAGATTTTATGCAAAAAACAGAACCTAGCTTATTTTTAGCGAATCAAGTGGGAAATATGTATACAGCATCTGTTTATTCTGGATTAGTATCTTTACTTATATCTAAACCAATAAATGAACTAGCAGGCAATAAAGTAGCTGTATTTTCATATGGTTCAGGTTTATGCTCGAGTATGTATTCCTTAACGATAAcaaaagatgtaaaaaatgaatctagcttaatgaaaattatttcatcattAGTTTATGTTAAATCTCAATTAGAAGCACGACAAAAAGTAACTCCGGCAGACTTTACTAGTATATTAgaatcaagagaaaaaaattatcacaGTGCGCCCTATGAACCTAAAACTAGTACCAGCAATATGTTCCCTGGTACTTATTATCTTACACAGATAGATGATAAATATCGAAGAActtatgaaaaaatacaaaatagcCAATAG